ATTTCAAACTGTAAGATGCTTCTCTTTGCTGTTAACAGTACGGGGGGAAACACTTTTGGTACCAAGTGTTGTTGGGTAGAAGAGATGCAAGAACTGCAAGCAGGGATGCTGCAAATTCCAATCTTCCTCCACCAACCTTCAGCTTCTCTCAGCTTGTTTCCAACTTCCAATCTCACGGATTGAATGTGAAGGACCTTGTGGCTCTCTCTGGAGGCCACACCATTGGCTTTGCAAGGTGCACTACCTTCAGAAACAGAATCTACAATGAATCCAACATTGATCCCAAGTTTGCAGCATCCTTGAGGAACATATGTCCTCGAAGTGGTGGAGACAATAACTTAGAAAAATTAGATGCTACTCCTGCAAGAGCTGACAGCAGATACTTCACAGATTTGGTGCAGAAAAAGGGTCTCCTCCATTCTGATCAAGAACTGTTCAAGGGACAAGGCAGAGAAAGTGACAAGCTGGTGCAGCTATACAGTAGAAGCCCTGTATCTTTTGCTAGAGATTTCAAAGCTTCAATGATCAAAATGGGTAACTTGAAGCCTCTTACTGGGAGTAAGGGAGAGATCAGATGTCACTGCAGAAGGgtcaattagaataaaaaatttcaaggTGTGAATTTCAATAACGGTATGCAGTGGAAAGAATAAGAAGGTGTATGTATTGTACCATATTGTATAATATGCTTGGTCATGTCAATTTTAGACGTGACTCTGTATTGTTCAATGAAACATTTTGCGTGTTTTATGTGTTGTTTTAAGCAACTTCACATGATCAATAGTTCAACTCAAATGGTAATCTAAAACCTGAGATCTGTTACACTTACTTTTATGTTATGCATTTCAAGCCAATACTttcttaattatatgtttatgtaAATACTTGAAggtaaataaaatgaaataatatacgAAATGGATCTTTTCAAAAGGAGTTATGATGTATGGAATGGTTTAAACTATCCAATTAGAAGCATACACTTGTTAAATTTacacatatataatttataatatctCGTGAATTGtataaagaataagaaaatagtTATTTATGCAATtgcattttattcttttacttgGTGAAAAAAACtccctttttttcttcaaagttTTTCCGTGCAGCAGATCAGTATTTGAAGCCCAGTATAACGATTACAAGGCCCAACTTCAATTTAATTCAGCTACtgttttaattcattaatattCTTGTAAGGTTTGAAAGCACATTAATTCTTGTATGTCGGGTTAGATAAATAAGGTTGGgtaaaatagataataataataattattattattataataataataataataataataataataattaagtttgAGTAACAGATTAAATTTTAGTGGAAatgatgttttaatatttatacatttatagatatattttaaattttaaatattatttttaatatgatatttataacatcccaaaaatacagtataaaattatataatagaataatcacatgttaataatactacagatcagtcttacaaaagataggacgtactcttatggccgaacgaccttacagaaTAACGAGAAAgttaaaactgtacaaataaGCAATCTAGActgaacggtttacaaaaggcctataccgaacggttatacaaaagaaaaaggtaaaac
This window of the Vigna angularis cultivar LongXiaoDou No.4 chromosome 7, ASM1680809v1, whole genome shotgun sequence genome carries:
- the LOC108337273 gene encoding peroxidase P7, encoding MIERLKMGSSDDGVQSLVVFVVIGIVTLMIPVNANLSPHFYDKVCPQALPVIRSVVQRAINREPRIGASLLRLHFHDCFVNGCDGSILLDDTRNFIGEKTAFPNNNSARGFSVVDEIKAAVDKACKRPVVSCADILAIAARDSVAIYGGKHFWYQVLLGRRDARTASRDAANSNLPPPTFSFSQLVSNFQSHGLNVKDLVALSGGHTIGFARCTTFRNRIYNESNIDPKFAASLRNICPRSGGDNNLEKLDATPARADSRYFTDLVQKKGLLHSDQELFKGQGRESDKLVQLYSRSPVSFARDFKASMIKMGNLKPLTGSKGEIRCHCRRVN